From the genome of Penaeus chinensis breed Huanghai No. 1 chromosome 13, ASM1920278v2, whole genome shotgun sequence:
ctctctctctctctctctctctctctctctctctctctctctctctctcttctctctctctctctctctctctctcctctctcctctctccctctctctctctccctctctctctctctctctctctctctctctctctctctctctctctctctctctctctctctctctctctctctctctctctctctctctctctctctcactctctctctctctctcactctctctctctctctctctctctctctctctctctctctctctctctctctctctctctctctctgtgtgtgtgtctgtcttctctctctctctctctctctctctctctctctctctctctcttctctctctctctctctctgtctctctctcttctctctctccctctgtctgtcttctctctctctctctctctctctctttctctctctctctctctctctctctctcactctctctctcactctctctctctctctcaactttttaCTTTTGAAAAACTTTTTcgcgtttttattatttattttcgcttttccattattgtttaaaaaaaaaaacaaaaaaaaaacgttcatttGTTTCATGTCTATATGCTCTTGTATTTATTTCCTTACCTATTTTCtatcttaaaataaaataattttatagcGCAATAATAGTAGAAGACGAAATAATTGATAGgtacggagaaaaaaaataagtaaggaaTACACTAACTGAAAAATTATGTCACAGATCACAGTAAAAGCGTCAGCCAGTGATGACTATGTGATATTGATAAGATGAGCaagataataattgtaagtaggaaggagaaagcgagcgagagatagagagggagagagagagagagagagagagagagagagagagagagagagagagagagagagagggagtaagagagagacagaggtagagaaaaggaaaatacagaaagagagagagagtggaagggtaaGTACATGAGGGAAAAAGAGCGAGGATATTAGAAGTAAGAAAaaacgaagggagaaagagagaaaagttaaTAAACTGAACTgtagaatatataagtatacgaatatatattgataaataaagctggatagatagatagaaagagagagagagagagacgagaaaataagaagagatccagagacagagagagagaggcagagaaactaACCAACACCGTGATTGCGTATGGACGACCTATATCCCCTAATTTCACTCCCGTACCTCCTTCGAAGTCACACCatgcataagaaaaaaacatataagttTAGACAGTACTTGCGTGAGGGTAGAATTATGGTCAGTCGGTTTGTATGCCTCCGTCTCTACCTAATTGCGCCGTTCCGGAACACTGGATATGATGATAGTCTCTGTGTATCGGTAATCCCAGCGTCTCGTGTGTTCTAGAGGACTTTGTGGTTTAGAGAAATTTATCATAAACTGCCCCTCATGATAGACATATGTTAATAATGACCACCATGACGATTTGGTGGCACTCCTGTTTATTGACTAAGGATTCGTCAAGTTCCAGATTAAGGCTATGCCCCATGAAAGGTCTTTGCTTCCAGCAGTGCCCTCCCTCTGATTCCAACTGAATGCCCTTCGTACTAATCATTATTCTGCAATACAGTTTGTGTTTGTGACTATCTTTATAGTTCTGCATCTGATTTTGCTATTAGATCATGCAGATTTGAGGAAACGTAGCTGTGGGAATAATCAGTTGTACAGTTATTAAGTCAGTTTATATTCAGCTAAAGCAAGTATGAATAAATTCAGTACGATTGTAAAACAGTTCATATGAAGCTGAAACAAATATAAATTGATTTAAGTATTTGGAAACCGTAGTACTGTTGTGAAAACAATCTATATTCAGGGGAAATACTGGTCAAGTAATCTCCGAATAATAATTTCTTAAAATATTCTTGAAGTTTTAGTCAATTCAAAAGGGACTTTACtttgtatgaaatatgtatattttatatataacgtTGTAacgttatatataaaataaatttgcgACGAGTGAGCCAAACTATTTTATATAAAAGCTGAAGAAGTAGCTAATGCAAATTActcaagataaagaagaaaatgtgaaattGCTCTACACAGATAACAGTCCGTATTTTGATTTAGCTTACCATTAAGAAATTACGTTTTCTATgcttggaaaagagagaaaatagtctTATTTTAGGGGTGTTAATactatatctacctatgtatgtgtgtgtgtttgtatgtgatatatatatatatatatatatatatatatatatgtatatatatatatatatgcgtgtgtgtgtctgtgtctgggtgTACTTATTGATCTTTTTCCCTAAGCAGATATGAttaataattgatattgatatatatatatatatatatatatatatatatatatatatatatatatatatatatatatatatatatgcatgtatatatatgtatatatatatgtgtgtgtgtgtgtgtgtgtgtgtgtgtgtgtgtgtgtatatatatatatatatatatatatatatatatatatatatatatatatatatatatattttttttttttttttttttttttttttttttttttccgatatacatataatgttgcGAATTCCGCGTACTCCCCTCGTCTGTTGccgatcttccttttcctttccttacaaGAATAACAACACCAATGGATTCCTTGGTCTTTGTACCTTACAACCTTTTGTATCCTGCATCCACTGGCAAACATTTttcacttgagagagagagagaaagagagagagagagtgagtgagaatgagagagagggagagaatgagagagagagagaatgagaaaaaagctagtgagaatgtgagagagagagaataaagagaaagagaacgaaatggGACTTGGACCTCCCATCATCGTCTCACCCgtaaccccaacccccacccaacccttcaTTAAACCCCATACCCATCCAGAGCcatggaccccctccccccatctaccCCACGCCAACTCTCTGTCTCATAAATTTGGTTCGTTGTAGACCTGCCGAGCGTTGAGTCCTTCGTGTACAACCTCATTGAGACAGTGACATCGCGTTCGGCCATCAGCGAGGCGTTTGTGTACATCAGCCTGGTGTTTCTGGTGCTCTTGGTTTATACAGTGCTCACTGAGTACTTCAACAACGTTCCCATGAATGTCTTTTTAGAGCAACGCAGGtaaggtttctttctttctctctctctccctctccctccctccttccaacccgtTGTCCCCCGGCCCATTTCCCGGCCTATTTCCCCTCACGCCCCTTCCCTTAACCATATTCCCTCAAACTCCTTTCctagccttcccttcccttccgtcagTGTATCTTCAAATACACAAGCTACTGTTGTCTCTCCTTTTATAATGTTACGAAGATCTGTACAACACTTTCGCCACTAGACACTGCACCAGTTTTCTACAATAACATATCGTGCGTTGGAACCCGCATGCTTAGTATCTGCTTATTAACCTATTCTCTATTTagcattcctctttctcctcttccgtaATAACTTcattccccccccatctccccctcctcgcccgctaaaaataacaacgatgctCCTTTGCAGCATCATTAACAGCATTCACCATCCAGCAtgtccatcctcatcctccatctccaaCAGGTCTTACAAACCCCAACGTCTCAGTCGTCCTATCGTCAGTTAGTAGCCTGTCTGTCTGGAATGAAATCCTGTATGGCGTGGTGCTGCTCGTAGTGGCTGGCCTTATTCTGGCAATAGTCCTCCCGGCCCTCCCTGGTGGTGTCTTCGGCAGGGGGTGAGTCTCCGCTGAGCAAGTCGACTCGCATGGCAAGAGTGTTTCTTAGGCCTGTATCTTCTTGGGTGTTGAATGCGAGTCTCTCCTGGAAGTTACCTTGCAAGTGTCCTAAATAAGTTTATTTGGCCTGTGTGCGAGGGAATCTTTGGTACAGGATGTGAGACTCCATTGCAAGAGTGCCCTGCTGGGGTTACTTTGGCCTGCATGGGGGACTTCTTGATGCAGGGTCCGGCATGGGGGTGTTCTGTTGCTTGTCCCTCTGTGCATGTGTTTTGTCGAGAAATGAAAAGACACCGGGAATGCAAGTTAACATTTCTTATGTGTTTAATGATGttttatttgataataaaaatgttagcaAGTTTATTGTAGATCTAATTATAGTAAATCTAattaatctaattttttttttttaatgaaggattatattattatctgtatttcattatttgctttgagagttctttttttctaaaatgcCTCAGATTACCATTCAAAAGTAAAAACTTTCATTACAAGAAGCATAATTTTATTCGTGGTTAGACAGAGAttcaatcttattttcatttattttaatggtttcttttctctccctttagcTTTGGAAGTTCAGCCATGCAACAGCTTCAGCCATTGATGACTCACTTGGCCGCCCGTGTCGAAGCTGCTTTGGAGAAGTGGGACCACCCTCAACCTGACGTGGGCGGCCATCCCCATGTGGAGTAAAATTACGCCCACACCCCACGCCCACCCTCACGACCTAAGGATGCTCTCGAAATGCATAAGGTCGAAAAATGAGGAAGACAAAaacggagacgaagacgaagtatTCCATTCAcctgaataataagaaaatgatccactttcttctcaatcttctaccacactttaaaaaaacacctcatatttttttcctacatttgtcTTCCATTTTATAACCTCTGTCTCttgcctcctacccccacccacttTTATCCACATGTCTCCACAAAACTTCATCAGATTTGATCCCTTTAACTCAACAGCACCTCATAAACCACAAGATTATGTACTGTACACGTTTTTTACCCTGTCCCGTTTCCGCTCAAACACGCTTCATCGcaattatgtaaataaacaaagccATATTATACGCAACGACACAGTAATACAACTATAGAGGAGTGAAGTATGTAACGTAACAGCTTGTAATTGTGAGACTTTAAAGGGATCCAAGCAGGTTTACTTCTTATTTCAATACTGTTTTGACCTTATGATTAAGATCATTCTATTCTTCATAGATTTTTGGTCATTCTtatgttcttcatttttctttcgtgccatacatattgtttattgttgtttgtccTTTTTGTTATTGAGCTGATATACATATAGGTCTGTCAGTtgttatgaatttatgtatgttcgCTTCAAAataaactatttattttttcatcgctCAGCAATTCGTGTTTCATTAATTTCACCGAAGTTAAAATTGGTAAAAATGCATTATTCTCACCGTGAGGCGGGTTCTGAAGCCGATTGTTAAAATAACGGTAAATATCTGTTTGTACTTATTTCAAATCGTTGACCATATgtgttaaaagagagaaaaaaatcggaaaatagtatgaaagagagagagaaggagaaaaggagttaTAAAACGGAGGAGAAAATTATCTATCCCACAAATTATGGGAAAGTTGGACGCGGCCGCGAGTGTGTATGCGTGGTGAGTGCTctcgtttgtgcgtgcgtgaatgcgtgtgctacctgtgtgtgcttgtgtgtctgtttttctcttgggtttattttgcatgtgtttgtgtttaagaaaaaaaatgtttgtgtgtgtttatctgtgtccccgtctgtcagtctgtctccctgCTAgcctgtctacatgtgtgtgtgtgtgtgtgtgtgtgtgtgtgtgtgcgtgtgtgtgtgcgtgcgtgcgtgcgtgcgtgtgtgcgtgcgtgcgtgcgtgtgtgtgtgtgtgtatgtgtgtgtgtgtgtatcaacaccTACATCCACGCGCGCGTCTCTGAATCGTTTCTGTGTCAGTGCCTGTTGCGCACACCATATCCCGGCTTCCAGCGTCCACATCGAGGCCACCCGCGGGATCTGGCGAAAGGGTTGAGAGCGCGGATTGGTCCATGTGGTCGTTGCTGGTAATGACATAGTTGGAGGAGGCGTAactacccctttcctccttccgctCGTTTCCCTGGAGCCGTCTTTACACCCGGACGCGGTTGGTACAGGTCGGCGATCAGCAACGACTCGTGTTATGGGTTGCTGTTTACCGGGTCAATGTAAATCTTGGATCGTCAGAGTGGTTTGGATATAGGAAAAGGGGGGTGAACTAAAATAGATCATTTGAGTATTAttcataatatgattatcatcatcctttttttacttatatttatattattattatcaataatgaatcaataataatgataatattggtattagtatttgtattattattatcaatattattattactattgtaataacaataataatgattgttattattgttattattatcattataattatccttgctataaccattatccttatcattattattatagttattgctgtatttgccatcattattattattataattattgttatcactatcattatcactatcatcatcattattaccgttatcattattatcattcttattagcattggtattgttattatcactattcttattagattttgttctcatcattattattacattatcataattgtttttattggcaTCACTATCATTCTCACGTTTATTATGATAGAATCattgttattctatcattattttctattaccatgttcattatcattactcattgcATTGCTTCCGTTATTAGATCTACTtacattttattctttatctatttttgtttatttattatttgtttatgtatggagCTTTCTTTTGTATGTAATCCGAATGGCTTCGCTATCTCTCTGGTTTCTCCTgttaacctgtttttttttcctgtgtgtgtgtgtgcgtgtgtgtgtgtgtgtgtgtgtgtgtgtgtgtgtgtgtgtgtgtgtgtgtgtgtgtgtgtgtgtgtgtgtgtgtgtgtgtgtgtggtggtgtgtgtgtgtgtgaatatgtgaatgtgtttgtttgtgtgtgtgtgtgtgtgtgtgtgtgtgtgtgtgtgtgtgtgtgtgaatatgtgagtgtgtttgtttgtgtgtgtgtgtctgtgtgtgtgtctgtgtgtgtgtgtgtgtgtgtgtgtgtgtgtgtgtgtgtgtgtgtgtgtttcctttttaaAATTCTTGAGACGTGCTTAAGCATAATCACATGCTCATTCAAACCGTTATATCGGGTTATGTTactcttactgttgttgttttttctcttttctttttctttcattctttcattctttctttttttcc
Proteins encoded in this window:
- the LOC125031910 gene encoding uncharacterized protein LOC125031910 isoform X1; this encodes MTLSDLPSVESFVYNLIETVTSRSAISEAFVYISLVFLVLLVYTVLTEYFNNVPMNVFLEQRSFGSSAMQQLQPLMTHLAARVEAALEKWDHPQPDVGGHPHVE
- the LOC125031910 gene encoding uncharacterized protein LOC125031910 isoform X2, with protein sequence MTLSGLTNPNVSVVLSSVSSLSVWNEILYGVVLLVVAGLILAIVLPALPGGVFGRGFGSSAMQQLQPLMTHLAARVEAALEKWDHPQPDVGGHPHVE